The following coding sequences lie in one Pseudoalteromonas sp. Scap06 genomic window:
- a CDS encoding glycosyltransferase, whose translation MIKESLSVGIYMPTKNRVELLKKAVSSVLSQTYPNFKLLIIDDGSSDGTHEYLKTISDPRVSFIRNEISEKACKARNKAIKALDTDLVTGLDDDDVFLPERLECLVKAYDPKYSFVCSGYFWDYGAHKKSLFNKEKVISLSAALDLNQCSNQILVSRERVLEVGGFDPDLPALQDHDLWVRLIAKYGDAYRIGKELYIVNDDQELERISSVNNKLRAIDLFEAKHKKIMSVRNKENFAFYRKKIMGEKVSFMELLSSSKHGLFTIKARHTLAQSLSKLAKYRLDYMHNKKVDQPLVNWLLNVFVPLLATGGPGASRVILLSSCIYFLGAMDTASFGSDFFILMLLNTMFSQSFGFFILKQDYRDSFTSISKQSLSGLICGLCILSGLFWMGVITNLLYCIPLFVVLHFYYLFRFNRVAKQGFFLLAMAECLISIICLVAPVLISSDSSVKFDAPYIIYLVALLSGLFFIALFDWQSLKAKATEKIPNRKVFNIAISTTASVFALFCFPYTAKLIFEPEVASYVALTISCFSIAMLIPRTQANKNMPLLGSHNLSLDNIVIVNNKYCKLILVSCLASSVISFMYLYILGAPKVTAFMASIAITSIFISSQYGFIFLTSLSLRGKEDIVAKLNLLVLGATLIAISLLVFKVVNLNSIAYLLPFICIVFAYRNMRAKQAVAQFIP comes from the coding sequence ATGATTAAAGAGAGCCTGAGTGTTGGTATTTATATGCCAACCAAAAACCGCGTTGAGCTATTAAAAAAAGCGGTTAGTTCTGTACTGTCGCAAACATACCCTAATTTTAAGTTACTTATTATTGATGATGGTTCAAGTGATGGAACACACGAATATTTGAAGACGATTTCAGATCCTAGAGTCTCATTTATTCGAAACGAAATTTCAGAAAAAGCATGTAAAGCACGAAATAAAGCCATTAAAGCACTTGATACAGATTTAGTAACAGGGCTAGATGATGATGACGTGTTTTTACCTGAGCGTTTAGAATGTTTAGTAAAAGCTTATGACCCTAAGTATTCTTTTGTTTGCAGTGGTTATTTTTGGGATTATGGAGCCCATAAAAAGTCTTTATTTAATAAAGAAAAGGTAATCTCTTTGTCTGCTGCACTCGATCTTAATCAGTGCTCAAATCAGATTTTAGTAAGTCGTGAGCGTGTGCTTGAGGTGGGAGGGTTTGACCCTGACCTGCCAGCATTGCAAGATCATGACTTATGGGTTCGATTAATCGCTAAATATGGCGATGCTTATAGAATAGGTAAAGAGCTATACATAGTTAACGATGATCAAGAACTTGAAAGAATCTCTTCAGTTAATAATAAGCTGCGCGCAATTGACCTGTTTGAAGCTAAACATAAAAAAATAATGAGTGTGCGAAATAAGGAAAACTTTGCTTTTTATCGTAAAAAGATAATGGGTGAAAAAGTGTCTTTTATGGAGCTACTTAGCTCAAGTAAGCATGGTTTATTTACCATTAAGGCAAGGCATACCTTAGCGCAATCATTATCAAAGTTAGCCAAATATCGTTTGGATTATATGCATAATAAGAAAGTTGACCAACCACTGGTTAACTGGTTATTAAATGTATTCGTTCCTTTATTGGCTACGGGTGGGCCAGGGGCATCTCGCGTTATTTTATTGTCATCCTGTATTTATTTTTTAGGTGCTATGGATACAGCTTCGTTTGGTAGCGATTTTTTTATCTTAATGCTGCTAAATACGATGTTTAGCCAAAGCTTTGGGTTTTTTATTTTAAAGCAAGACTATAGAGACTCTTTTACGAGTATATCTAAACAATCGTTAAGTGGATTGATTTGTGGGTTATGTATTCTAAGTGGTTTATTTTGGATGGGTGTCATAACCAATCTGCTCTACTGCATACCACTATTTGTTGTATTGCATTTTTATTACCTATTTAGATTTAACCGTGTTGCAAAACAAGGTTTTTTTCTACTCGCTATGGCTGAGTGCTTAATATCTATTATTTGTTTAGTGGCACCTGTTCTTATAAGTAGTGATTCAAGTGTTAAGTTTGATGCACCCTACATTATTTACTTAGTCGCTCTGTTATCAGGTTTGTTTTTTATTGCTCTTTTCGATTGGCAAAGCCTAAAAGCAAAAGCAACGGAAAAAATCCCAAATAGAAAAGTATTTAATATTGCAATATCAACCACTGCCAGTGTTTTTGCTTTATTTTGTTTTCCTTATACAGCAAAACTAATTTTTGAACCTGAGGTTGCGTCATATGTGGCTTTAACTATTTCATGTTTTTCTATAGCTATGCTAATTCCAAGGACTCAAGCTAATAAAAATATGCCTTTATTGGGAAGCCATAATCTTTCTCTTGATAATATAGTCATAGTAAATAATAAATATTGCAAGTTGATTTTAGTAAGCTGCTTGGCTAGCTCAGTTATTTCGTTTATGTATCTTTATATATTGGGTGCTCCCAAGGTGACAGCATTTATGGCATCAATTGCAATTACATCTATTTTTATATCTTCACAGTATGGCTTTATTTTTCTAACGTCTTTAAGCTTGCGTGGAAAAGAAGATATTGTTGCTAAGCTCAACCTGCTAGTATTGGGCGCAACGCTGATAGCAATTAGTTT